CGGAGGTCTCAACGTtcgtaagcaaaaaataaatacttacctaccaATTTATTATATGacatttcagaaattacaaaagtaaaataatcaattccATTTTTCTGCCTAAAGCATGCGTTTAAAACTTGGGCAGCAactttagaaaaaataacatttatttatcttttaacaTTACATCTATCTTTATAGGCACACCTaatacgataaataaatatcataatcagGGACTCGCTGTTATAGCATTGGTAATTATCCTCTTTGAGGCTTAAGAAACAGGATGAGaaaagtcattcgatgattccCCCAAACTCCAAAGTCAAaggcaaaattatttatttcaagtagaccaggaaggcacttttgaacgtcatagcaaatattaaaaatgtcggtcagtcctctagttgctctatttgctcgttccaaagtgtagattcctatggagaagaacgagcaagaaactccataggtctctcttttccaatcagattcacgaTACAATACTGGGTTACATAGTGTATATTACTTCTTGAAGGGTAGAttaatacctatgtacatacTAGATACATAACCTCACATTTTTCTTTGGGGGGGGGGCAAAAAAAGAcgctaacaaatatttttttatacgggGCGACGCCAAGGTAAATACTCTATGCCACTGTATTAATTCTAGATAAATTAAAGCTGAGATTAGGATTAGTGcctatagataatattaattaataaataaacagtacaCTTTACCTGTTGATAAAATGGTTTTGCGTTTGATatcattggtttttttttcaggaacGTTATagattacatattatataatactagcttctacctgCGTCTTCGGTCGCGTTCCCGTGTAATAAAAATGGCGTCTTCTCCTATGTTCCCGTGAGATAAcaagtagcctatgtattattccagagcATAATCTAcctcttaactaaaaatcacggtatactcacgtaaaattaatggagaaaaggttTACCAACTAATTGATCTGCGCGTactatacagtatggagatcactcatattatttaaatgaaaatgaaagtagtactcgtccacagaagcataatacaactaaatatttcaacggaATTTccaaaccaaataaataattaaataaatcaagtattaaattctgtgtgaacagctccatgttccttgaccacagaaaagctgtaatgttgtaggttgtctaggaatgttacggacatgtgacgcggctgttgcaatgccgtatttgtaaagagtgttcaaatttgCTCAAAGAGAGTAATGCACTTTGTTgtttacctactgggcctatttcgctcattgtTCGTACATTGTCAgccaaaatgataacaaatatgtgctTTAAATTAAGTCAAGTTATAAGAGGTCTCCCCATAAGGTATATtgctgcgcacgctgctcataaatcgtgatttttagttaatttagtatgtctcactgtagttattataaaaatataatcaatctaccctgttccaaatttcatatcAATCCATTCAGCCCGTTGGCCGTGCTTGAgtaacacacatacacacaaacaaataaataaacctttttagCATTTTACTTTTGGATAGACAAACAGATAtgataaaattatcaataaatagATAATGATAAATACTTGGTGGTTTATTgtcaaaacacaaaatatatttatatgtgtaatacGTATTTAGTATTCGATTTTTTCCTTATAAATTTTGAGAGGAGTAATtgtgagccatgcttcagtaTGAATGGGCCGAtccgaccggagttataccacagCATTATAGGAAActgtgaaacaaagcttgcgttgtgtgagtgaggttattggaaGCCCAACCAATCCCTGAAACACTAAtaggcaacgcatttgtaattccTCAAGTGTTACGGTTGTCCATGTGTGGATTGGGtggcgccaattgcttaccatcgggtgatatATCtaattatggtataaaccggcaaacgagcagacgtatcgatagtagggaaccGATGCATACCAGACATATATAAAGCTCGCATtttaccatataaaaaacatagtttagctgagtccgtttccaccagtgctaagagatatgtgtaccaatgaatatgattcgaggaaaccaaacgcatccacagcaacgtaccggtaacgcacttgtaacgcctctggtgtttcaagtgtccatgggcggcgctgatcgcttaccatcaggtgattcgtttgctcgtttgccacctattccataaaaaaagagatGTTGGACGATGTCGGGCaacatcgccgcgacattgttgactgtgtgacaaggaacagtttcattGATCAGTATTTtttccagaaaaaaaaacaatgtaaatgtTTTCAAGCCATTTATTCAGTTTTACACAATAGCACcattcattttcataattatttacaagaCACAGCCTcaagcattaaattaaaatacataaacaattattacctattttaatctaaatgtaggAAAACTTTGTTGCGGATTTTTGAAACTAATAAGTACATATacaaaagtttcttcgggaaagttgtttgtaatcatgagtacaatcacgtgtttaaatatcgttcactaattaccagtcaccctatatacctatttactaaaataaaacattcaaccacagaaaaaaggaaaacaatttCGTGGTGTGGCACAATTAGAATATATTtgacaatatttaatttgtgttaCCAACGGAAAAATATAACTCTCAACATTTTTCATCTATGGCGTTTGTTTAGCCATGAAAAAGCGAgagaattgggtagtttcctaggtcaaaaataaattattttgactttacaATAATACTTTCATTCACTAATATGAcgatatacctacttattttctaattttttcctcttaatttttgacaattaagtattaaaattgtaaatctatttattacaatgtaaaattgtagcaacatcacgcctttttatccccaaagaggtactcagaggtacacattacggcacgtaatgccgctatacaatgtgcacccacttttcaccatttgtgttataagtcccatgtaatagggggtgagtatAAATTTGATGACAAAATTGCATAGAAAcgtatcgtttttgacatttctttaaaaagtattgaatttgactagttggaaaccaCCGTATTATAGAAGGCAGAATAGTCAATAGTAAAAGATCATTGAGTTAAACCAATAGAGAGGCAATCTTTATAAACGCGCATCAAAAAACATGGAGCCACTTTTAACACAAAGAGGTAGCTTTGAAACCACTAGAcattttaaaggtaagcgtGAACAGACCtgtcgtacgcatcggacggatcgcatcaaacggaagAAATATATTGTCTATCTCACTCAACAAATGTCTATTAATTAGACGTCTGGGgtcaattaaataatgatacaGTTTTATATGGGTGATGCGACTCTACAGTTTTAACTCAATGCAAAAGAtagattaaaatacttattaaatagtatttgtacttatatttactattattatctaataataattaattacttctaCACAGTTTTACCCGTTGATCGGCTCATTGATCGTCGCATGATGTTTTAAAacagcttttccaccagaaatgtgctatgctacgttgctgtagatgcgtttggcttccactcaGTGCCGGCGTTATGGGGGGATGGGGCGATAGCCCAatgcgacaaattctggggggtgCCAATGTCTGAAGTTGGAATCTCTCTATTTTTTATTGAGAATAAAACTTTCTACGTCTCCGTCGTTAGCTCTGGGTAACGCTAAAGGAAAGATgaaattcttaatataattttacttgggatcagcaaaaaactaacacttgatattggttccctcaagtgggcgccacaatattttcgcccggggtatcagtggccctcaCGCCGGCACTGCTTCCATTAATCTTagcacataacttagcactgttAATCAGCTACCGTATATAACCTTAACCCTATCTATATACAATTTTCTACAGTTAATCTTCTGTCTACCACCGACCATCAACCACATTGACCCCACCGCCCCCTTGGTTGTCCACAAAGTTGACCCCGCCCCCACCGCCATAATCGACTCCATCGACTATGTTCACCCCGCCCCCACCGCCATAATCGACTCCATCGACTATGTTCACCCCGCCGCCCCCACCGTAGTCGACTACATGCACCCCGCCGCCCCCACCGTAGTCCATCCCATCGACTACATGCACCCCACCCCCTCCCCCAAAGTCCACGCCGTCTACGACATTTACTTGGCCACCCTGAAATGGAAAGAAAATAAGTATTAGtgtaaattctttgtaaataaaaaaagttatttaaaaaaccaaaaaccccgactgcgtttcttttttacatgaaaatgaaaaacccctaattcaattttaagatgactttcttgttttacgggttttcattttcatattataaagaaacgcagtcgggtttttagttttttcaattactttttttattttattttcttatagttttattatttttatatttggaatatatctagtgtcactctcacagtaaatacgaaccaaacgacccctatcaagctgaaaatccgccaagccgtttaggctgcagagcgtgccaaacaattatacaaacatacatactctcgaaaaacataacccacTTTCTAgtgcagtcgggtaaaaaatagcTAAAAACACGATTAAAAGACGGAAGAAATGGATATATAACTATGAAGCCTAAACTtgatataatactttttttatgttaaatgggtcgacgtttggccgctatctcgcctgatggtaagtgatgatgcggcctacgatggagcacgtctgcccataagcaacctattcactcgggctttgaagacacccaggttatacccatcaggaaacacagactccggcaaggagttccactccctagcagttcgcacttTTAGAATAACAATCATGACTTAGACatatatataaatttttaaacggtttactcacgtacctacattaatggagaaaagctctactagtttcgagtcacagagggactttacTGCTAGTAAAtaggctgtgcgacgtcgccgcgtttgcgcacactgctcatgataaagagtctcatgtgactcgaaactagagcttttctccattaatgtacgtgagtaaaccgtgatttttagttaattttgtgtgtctcacgataattattctaataaaaatctaaataatctgTAATCtgtaatacttataaaaataagtcaggttttccttcctgacgctataactccagaacgcacgaaccgatttccatggttttgcattcgttggaaaggactcgggctccgtgaggtttatctatactaatattataaagctgaagagtttgattgtttgtttgtttgaacgcgctaatctccg
This is a stretch of genomic DNA from Spodoptera frugiperda isolate SF20-4 chromosome 24, AGI-APGP_CSIRO_Sfru_2.0, whole genome shotgun sequence. It encodes these proteins:
- the LOC126912261 gene encoding heterogeneous nuclear ribonucleoprotein A3-like, translated to MICGIFSSKFSLILTMGCINSVSCCFIPCCDCTDGGQVNVVDGVDFGGGGGVHVVDGMDYGGGGGVHVVDYGGGGGVNIVDGVDYGGGGGVNIVDGVDYGGGGGVNFVDNQGGGGVNVVDGRW